Proteins encoded by one window of Roseibium sp. Sym1:
- a CDS encoding trans-sulfuration enzyme family protein, which produces MPKTPPLAPGLHPDSLLAHGGGGHDPATGAVVPPIPTATTFVRDEAYAPVSPDHVYSRDDNALYRKTEGLIAALEGGAESRLFASGMAAIAAVARSVAPGGTLLVQSGIYWGTTLFLRKLCARNKVALIEADAGDPQAFLDEISVTRPDLVWLEVPSNPFLQVADIKSISERCRQAGTLLAVDATAATPLILKPLALGADLVMHSATKALNGHSDLLGGVVTSADAGNKAWGLVKEERKLAGAVLGSFETWLLLRGLRTLALRVERMNANAMAVAAFLENHPKVEAVLYPGLAGHPEHDLAKSQMQGGFGSLMSVLIKGGKAEALTVAGALDLFQRATSLGGTESLVEHRFTIEGEGSGIPENLLRLSIGIEHGDDLIADLDQALACL; this is translated from the coding sequence ATGCCCAAGACACCGCCCCTTGCCCCCGGCCTCCATCCCGACAGCCTGCTGGCCCATGGCGGGGGCGGCCATGATCCGGCGACCGGTGCCGTTGTACCGCCGATCCCGACAGCAACCACGTTTGTTCGGGACGAAGCCTATGCACCGGTAAGCCCCGACCATGTCTACAGCCGGGACGACAACGCGCTCTACAGGAAGACAGAGGGCCTGATCGCGGCTCTTGAAGGTGGCGCGGAAAGCCGGCTGTTTGCCTCGGGCATGGCGGCCATAGCCGCGGTCGCGCGCAGCGTTGCTCCGGGCGGTACGCTGCTGGTCCAGTCGGGCATCTATTGGGGCACCACCCTGTTTCTGCGCAAGCTCTGCGCCCGCAACAAGGTTGCCCTCATCGAGGCCGACGCCGGCGACCCGCAGGCGTTTCTGGACGAGATTTCCGTGACCCGGCCGGACCTGGTCTGGCTGGAGGTGCCGAGCAATCCGTTTCTGCAGGTTGCCGATATCAAAAGCATTTCCGAGCGCTGCAGGCAGGCAGGTACCCTTCTCGCCGTGGACGCAACGGCGGCAACACCCCTGATCCTGAAACCACTGGCGCTCGGCGCGGACCTGGTCATGCACTCGGCAACAAAGGCCCTCAACGGCCATTCGGACCTGCTTGGCGGCGTGGTGACATCCGCAGACGCCGGCAACAAAGCCTGGGGCCTTGTGAAAGAGGAACGCAAGCTGGCCGGCGCCGTTTTGGGGTCTTTCGAGACCTGGCTGCTGCTGCGCGGGCTCCGGACGCTGGCCCTGCGCGTGGAGCGCATGAACGCCAACGCGATGGCCGTTGCGGCGTTTCTTGAAAACCACCCAAAGGTCGAGGCGGTGCTCTACCCCGGACTGGCGGGCCACCCTGAGCATGATCTTGCCAAATCGCAAATGCAGGGCGGCTTCGGCTCGCTGATGTCGGTGCTGATCAAGGGCGGAAAGGCGGAGGCCCTGACGGTCGCCGGTGCCCTTGACCTGTTCCAGCGGGCAACCTCGCTTGGTGGCACCGAAAGCCTGGTCGAGCACAGGTTCACCATCGAGGGGGAAGGATCGGGCATTCCGGAAAACCTGCTTCGGCTGTCAATCGGCATCGAACATGGCGACGACCTGATTGCGGATCTGGACCAGGCCCTGGCCTGTCTTTGA
- a CDS encoding LysR substrate-binding domain-containing protein, whose translation MDWRSLPSLNSLKAFAAVAETKSLSAAGRELNVTHAAISQQIRSLEAFLGLQLVVREGRGVALTPEGDRLFEGVSSGFDTIRETVDDLLQDDVARPLNITMTPSFAISWLMPRINDFRLKHPDVELMLNPSAEVVEFRPGGIDLAIRFGKGDWPGLEAELFLTTNFAVVGASCLIGDRKIEKPEDLLDYPWLQEYGTNELAVWMERQGVVPRGKLNITHLPGYMVLEGVRRGDGISATAKTFLEPDIAAGNMKVLFEEGVYPGTGYHLVTRPGQKRPPLKAFLKWMRSMRAEQESRSGEDL comes from the coding sequence ATGGATTGGCGCTCTCTACCGTCGTTGAACAGCCTGAAAGCCTTTGCCGCGGTCGCGGAGACCAAAAGCCTGTCGGCGGCCGGACGCGAGTTGAACGTGACCCACGCGGCCATCAGCCAGCAGATCCGTTCGCTGGAAGCATTCCTCGGGCTGCAGCTCGTGGTGCGCGAGGGCAGGGGTGTTGCACTCACGCCCGAAGGCGATCGCCTGTTCGAAGGGGTAAGCAGCGGTTTCGATACCATCCGTGAAACGGTGGACGACCTTCTGCAGGATGATGTCGCGCGTCCGCTCAACATCACCATGACACCGTCTTTCGCAATCAGCTGGCTGATGCCGCGAATCAACGATTTCCGCCTCAAGCACCCGGATGTCGAACTGATGCTCAATCCGTCGGCGGAGGTCGTGGAGTTTCGCCCCGGCGGGATCGACCTGGCCATCCGCTTCGGGAAGGGCGACTGGCCCGGACTGGAGGCCGAACTGTTCCTGACGACGAACTTCGCCGTGGTCGGCGCAAGTTGCCTGATTGGCGACCGCAAAATCGAAAAGCCGGAGGATCTGCTCGACTATCCATGGCTCCAGGAATACGGCACGAACGAGCTGGCCGTCTGGATGGAGCGCCAGGGCGTGGTGCCCAGGGGCAAGCTGAACATCACCCATTTGCCCGGCTACATGGTGCTGGAAGGCGTGCGGCGCGGTGACGGCATCTCGGCCACGGCCAAGACGTTCCTGGAGCCGGACATTGCCGCCGGCAACATGAAGGTGCTTTTCGAGGAAGGCGTCTATCCCGGGACCGGCTATCACCTGGTGACGCGGCCGGGCCAGAAGCGTCCGCCCCTGAAGGCCTTTCTCAAATGGATGCGCTCGATGCGCGCCGAGCAGGAAAGCAGGTCCGGCGAAGACCTTTGA
- a CDS encoding NAD(P)-dependent oxidoreductase — protein MAKVAFIGLGVMGYPMAGYLKTKGGHDVTVYNRTTAKAERWADEFGGAFAKTPKEAAEGCDFVFACVGNDDDLRSVTTGPDGAFHGLKQGAIFIDNTTASAEVARELHAAAKEKGCGFIDAPVSGGQAGAENGVLTVMCGGDQDMFDKAKPAIECFAKFVGLMGESGAGQLTKMVNQICIAGLVQGLSEAIHFAKKADLDVEKVISAIRGGAAQSWQMENRWETMNAGKFDYGFAVDWMRKDLGICLKTANDTGARLPVTALVDQFYAEVQAMGGKRWDTSSLIARLENADK, from the coding sequence ATGGCAAAGGTTGCATTTATCGGTCTGGGTGTCATGGGGTATCCGATGGCCGGTTACCTGAAAACCAAGGGCGGCCACGACGTGACCGTCTACAACCGCACAACGGCCAAGGCGGAGCGTTGGGCGGACGAATTCGGCGGCGCCTTCGCAAAAACGCCGAAGGAAGCGGCCGAGGGCTGCGACTTCGTGTTTGCCTGCGTCGGCAATGACGACGACCTTCGGTCTGTCACGACCGGCCCGGATGGCGCGTTTCACGGTCTGAAACAGGGAGCGATCTTCATCGACAACACCACCGCCTCCGCCGAAGTCGCCCGCGAACTGCATGCGGCGGCGAAGGAAAAGGGATGCGGTTTCATCGATGCACCGGTTTCCGGCGGCCAGGCAGGCGCGGAGAACGGTGTTCTTACCGTGATGTGCGGCGGTGACCAGGACATGTTCGACAAGGCAAAGCCGGCGATCGAGTGTTTTGCGAAATTCGTCGGCCTGATGGGAGAAAGCGGCGCCGGCCAGCTGACCAAGATGGTCAACCAGATCTGCATTGCCGGCCTGGTCCAGGGCCTGTCCGAAGCAATCCACTTTGCCAAGAAGGCCGATCTCGACGTCGAGAAGGTGATTTCCGCGATCCGTGGCGGCGCGGCACAGTCCTGGCAGATGGAAAATCGCTGGGAGACCATGAATGCCGGCAAGTTCGACTATGGCTTCGCCGTCGACTGGATGCGCAAGGATCTCGGCATTTGCCTGAAGACCGCCAACGACACCGGCGCCCGCCTGCCGGTGACAGCCCTGGTGGACCAGTTCTATGCCGAGGTCCAGGCCATGGGCGGCAAGCGCTGGGACACATCCAGCCTGATCGCCCGGCTTGAAAACGCCGACAAATAA
- a CDS encoding DNA alkylation repair protein: MSASDQAWTADTVLEALRAAGSERNRAGMARFGIDASRAFGVPLSVLRPLARRIGRSPELAQPLWDSGCHEARLMAILLTPPRLLTPDLAFSWLEDIRSWDLCDQLTNVLARRAGSDEMVPVLAVDEREFVRRSAFALIAWRAVHAKTAPDSEFLGYLDLIRRFATDERNFVWKAVHWALRQIGKRSIDLHGPALKLAEDLSASPDKTARKVGRAATRELTSEKVLARLHKPPPEG, encoded by the coding sequence GTGTCGGCATCTGACCAGGCCTGGACGGCGGACACCGTGCTTGAAGCATTGCGTGCGGCGGGCTCGGAAAGGAACCGTGCCGGCATGGCGCGCTTCGGCATCGATGCGTCGAGAGCGTTCGGTGTCCCCCTGTCCGTGCTCAGGCCGCTCGCCCGCAGGATCGGCCGTTCGCCGGAACTTGCCCAGCCCTTGTGGGACAGCGGCTGTCACGAGGCGCGCCTGATGGCGATCCTGCTGACGCCGCCCCGGTTGCTCACGCCGGACCTTGCCTTCTCCTGGCTGGAGGACATCCGGTCATGGGATCTGTGCGACCAGTTGACCAACGTACTGGCGAGGCGGGCGGGATCGGACGAAATGGTTCCTGTCCTCGCGGTGGACGAACGAGAGTTTGTCCGCCGCTCCGCATTCGCCCTGATCGCCTGGCGCGCGGTGCATGCCAAGACAGCGCCGGATTCAGAATTCCTGGGCTATCTTGACCTTATCAGGCGCTTTGCCACCGACGAGCGCAACTTCGTCTGGAAGGCTGTTCACTGGGCCTTGCGGCAGATCGGCAAACGCTCGATTGACCTGCACGGCCCCGCCCTGAAACTGGCAGAGGACTTGAGTGCGTCTCCGGACAAGACCGCACGCAAGGTCGGCCGTGCAGCCACCAGGGAACTCACCTCCGAGAAAGTTCTGGCCCGGCTGCACAAGCCTCCGCCGGAAGGCTGA
- a CDS encoding DUF302 domain-containing protein has product MLNLPWSTMFAGAVSTALLVTAGLPAAAQSVPEGVTAYQVEANFEDVRFDLENAIVNRGLVIDYVSHIGEMLNRTSEDVGGEKQVYTQAQSMLFCSANLSRKAMEADAANIAYCPYAVFVYEQPDAPGKVTVGYRKLGETGSDASKTALANVNALLEEIAREAAGK; this is encoded by the coding sequence ATGCTGAATTTACCTTGGAGCACCATGTTTGCCGGCGCGGTCTCGACCGCTCTGCTCGTCACGGCCGGCCTGCCGGCCGCCGCACAATCCGTTCCGGAAGGTGTGACGGCCTACCAGGTCGAGGCCAACTTCGAAGACGTGCGCTTCGATCTTGAAAATGCCATCGTCAATCGCGGTCTTGTCATCGACTACGTCTCTCATATCGGCGAGATGCTGAACCGGACGTCTGAAGATGTTGGCGGTGAGAAACAGGTCTATACGCAGGCGCAGTCGATGCTGTTCTGTTCCGCGAACCTGTCACGCAAGGCCATGGAGGCTGATGCAGCCAACATCGCCTATTGCCCGTATGCCGTGTTTGTCTACGAACAGCCTGATGCACCCGGCAAGGTCACCGTCGGATATCGGAAGCTGGGCGAAACCGGTTCGGATGCCTCCAAGACGGCGCTTGCAAACGTCAATGCGCTGCTGGAGGAAATCGCCCGGGAGGCCGCGGGCAAATAG
- a CDS encoding hybrid-cluster NAD(P)-dependent oxidoreductase, producing MIPMPGRDTPVWNDSEVLECVAVLPEAPEVKTFTFRPPSGATFVYRAGQFITLDLPVPGGNVQRTYTISSSPVTSAYISVTVKAHGDSIGTRWMLDHLKPGMQIKAYGPAGLFHLPPSPDGKYLFISAGSGVTPMMSMAQTLFERGEDPDICFIQCANRPVELIFRQKLEYMASRVTGLQLHFVVSKSDPYEVWTGYRGHFNQLMLGLMCNDYLERDVFCCGPEGFMESVREILNSLGYDMDRYYQESFQAPAETKAELTEFDDVVPQDDVQAQIVFANSQVSAWCSETDTVLAVAKDAGLNIPSGCTFGVCGTCKVKKLSGDVHMVHSGGISEEDVDAGYILACCSNPIGTVEVEV from the coding sequence ATGATCCCGATGCCTGGCCGCGACACGCCGGTTTGGAACGACAGTGAAGTCCTGGAATGCGTTGCCGTTCTGCCTGAAGCACCGGAGGTGAAGACCTTCACCTTCCGTCCGCCTTCCGGCGCGACCTTCGTCTACCGGGCCGGCCAGTTCATCACCCTGGACCTGCCGGTTCCCGGCGGCAACGTGCAGCGTACCTACACGATCTCGTCGTCGCCCGTGACCAGTGCCTATATCTCGGTCACGGTCAAGGCACACGGGGACAGCATAGGCACCCGCTGGATGCTCGACCACCTGAAGCCGGGCATGCAGATCAAGGCCTATGGTCCGGCCGGTCTGTTCCATCTGCCCCCCAGTCCGGACGGCAAGTACCTGTTCATCTCCGCTGGCTCCGGCGTCACGCCGATGATGTCGATGGCACAGACCCTGTTCGAGCGCGGCGAGGATCCCGACATCTGTTTCATCCAGTGCGCGAACCGGCCGGTTGAGCTGATCTTTCGCCAGAAGCTGGAATACATGGCCAGCCGGGTGACCGGTCTGCAGCTGCATTTTGTCGTGTCGAAGAGCGACCCCTACGAGGTCTGGACCGGCTATCGCGGCCATTTCAACCAGCTCATGCTGGGTCTGATGTGTAACGATTATCTTGAACGGGACGTCTTTTGCTGTGGTCCTGAAGGTTTCATGGAATCGGTGCGCGAGATCCTGAACTCGCTCGGCTACGACATGGACCGCTATTACCAGGAAAGCTTCCAGGCTCCGGCGGAAACCAAGGCGGAACTGACCGAATTCGACGATGTCGTGCCTCAGGATGACGTTCAGGCGCAGATCGTCTTCGCGAATTCGCAGGTCTCGGCCTGGTGCTCGGAAACCGACACGGTTCTGGCTGTCGCCAAGGATGCCGGGCTCAACATCCCGTCCGGCTGCACCTTCGGCGTCTGCGGCACCTGCAAGGTCAAGAAACTCTCCGGCGATGTGCACATGGTCCATTCCGGCGGCATCAGCGAAGAGGATGTCGACGCCGGCTATATCCTGGCCTGCTGCTCCAACCCAATCGGAACCGTGGAAGTCGAGGTCTGA
- a CDS encoding aromatic ring-hydroxylating oxygenase subunit alpha, protein MLSDADILSLLMGRREGYSLPQAFYTDADVYQADLRNIWQKEWIFAIPSAELPKSGNFVTLQIGDYSVIIVRGADGVIRAFHNSCRHRGSRICAASKGSAPKLVCPYHQWTYELDGKLLWAREMGPEFNPGDHGLKTVHCVDVSGMVFICLAAQAPDTTDLVKQAARYLGPHDLSNLKVAHQSSIVEQGNWKLVLENNRECYHCSGSHPSLCRTFPDDPNLVGGDDSTSSNAGKAHVERCENAGFPAKYHISPNEQWRFVRIPFLGDAVSYTMDGKAAVSRRIGSVPFDNAGSCLFFHYPNTWNHFLSDSVLTFRVLPIGPTETEVTTTWLVHKDAKEGVDYDLSRLTEVWIHTNDEDRQIVEENQIGIKSPAYEPGPYSTMQESGVIQFVDWYARTLENGLIGRFRVAAE, encoded by the coding sequence ATGCTCAGCGATGCAGATATTCTCTCACTTTTGATGGGCCGCCGCGAAGGGTATTCGCTGCCGCAGGCTTTCTATACCGACGCGGATGTCTATCAGGCGGACCTGAGAAACATCTGGCAGAAGGAGTGGATCTTCGCCATTCCATCGGCCGAATTGCCGAAGTCCGGCAATTTCGTCACGCTGCAGATCGGCGACTATTCGGTCATCATCGTACGCGGTGCCGATGGCGTTATCCGGGCCTTCCACAATTCCTGCCGTCACCGCGGCAGCCGCATCTGCGCCGCGTCCAAGGGCTCCGCGCCCAAGCTGGTTTGCCCCTACCACCAATGGACCTACGAACTCGACGGCAAGCTGCTGTGGGCACGCGAAATGGGACCGGAGTTCAATCCGGGCGACCATGGGCTGAAGACGGTTCATTGCGTGGACGTCTCGGGCATGGTGTTCATCTGCCTTGCCGCCCAGGCCCCGGATACGACCGATCTCGTCAAGCAGGCTGCGCGCTATCTTGGCCCGCACGACCTGTCGAACCTGAAAGTGGCGCACCAGTCGTCCATCGTGGAACAGGGCAACTGGAAGCTGGTGCTGGAAAACAACCGCGAATGCTATCATTGCTCCGGTTCGCACCCGTCCCTCTGCCGGACCTTCCCGGACGATCCGAACCTGGTGGGCGGTGACGATTCCACCAGTTCCAATGCCGGCAAGGCCCATGTGGAGCGCTGCGAGAATGCCGGTTTTCCGGCGAAGTACCACATTTCACCGAACGAACAGTGGCGGTTTGTGCGCATTCCTTTCCTGGGCGATGCCGTCAGCTATACGATGGATGGCAAGGCGGCCGTATCCAGGCGCATTGGCTCGGTGCCATTCGACAATGCCGGTTCCTGCCTGTTCTTCCATTACCCGAACACCTGGAACCACTTCCTGTCGGATTCGGTTCTGACCTTCCGCGTGCTGCCGATCGGGCCAACGGAAACGGAAGTGACCACCACATGGCTGGTGCACAAGGACGCCAAGGAAGGCGTCGACTACGACCTGAGCAGGCTCACGGAGGTCTGGATCCACACCAACGACGAAGACCGCCAGATCGTCGAGGAAAACCAGATCGGTATCAAGTCTCCGGCCTACGAGCCGGGGCCGTATTCCACGATGCAGGAAAGCGGTGTCATCCAGTTCGTCGACTGGTATGCGCGCACCCTGGAAAACGGCCTCATCGGCCGGTTCAGAGTAGCGGCGGAGTAA
- a CDS encoding NADH:flavin oxidoreductase, producing the protein MSKDPLLQPYQLKHLTLKNRIMITSHEPAYPEDGMPKNRYRAYHEVRAKAGVALTMTAGSAAVSRNSPPVFNNILAYKDEVVPWIKRLTDACHDHGCAVMIQLTHLGRRTHWNKGDWLPAVSSSHEREAAHRAFPKQVEDWDIARIIEDYADAAERMKAGGMDGIELQAYGHLMDQFWSPVTNTLDGPYGGSLENRMRFSLEVIEAVRKRVGDDFILGIRFTADEDLEGGITPQEGLQIAQRLKDTGQIDFLNVIRGHIDTDPGLTDVIPVQGMRNAPHLDFAGRIRKEIGLPTFHAAKIPDVATARHAIAEGLLDMVGMTRAHMADPLLVKKIAEKREEDIRPCVGATYCLDRIYQAGDALCIHNAATGRELTMPHEIPRADTKKKVVVVGAGPAGMEAARVAAERGHDVTVFEAAPDAGGQVRLTAQSERRREMISIIEWRMDQCVAKDVKFRFNIFAEANDIVSEKPDTVIIATGGLPHTDVLGEGNDLVVSSWDIIAGDIKPGRRVLVYDDAGDHAALQAAEIIAKSGAHVEIMTPDRSFAPDVMAMNLVPYMRSLQDKDVRFTVTYRLKAARRSGNMITAVIGTDYSAHKEERDFDQIVVNHGTIPMDELYFELKPGSRNLGAVSQEALIFGRPQPLDANPDGAYALYRIGDAVSARNTHAAIYDALRLVKDI; encoded by the coding sequence ATGTCGAAGGATCCGCTGCTGCAGCCGTATCAGCTCAAGCATCTGACGCTGAAGAACAGGATCATGATCACGTCCCATGAACCGGCCTATCCGGAAGACGGCATGCCCAAGAACCGCTACCGGGCCTATCACGAGGTGCGGGCGAAGGCTGGTGTCGCGCTGACGATGACTGCGGGGTCCGCGGCCGTTTCCCGCAATTCTCCGCCGGTTTTCAACAATATCCTCGCCTACAAGGACGAGGTCGTGCCGTGGATCAAGCGTCTGACCGATGCCTGCCATGACCATGGCTGCGCGGTGATGATCCAGCTCACCCATCTCGGCCGGCGGACCCACTGGAACAAGGGGGACTGGCTTCCGGCGGTGTCGTCCAGCCATGAGCGCGAGGCAGCGCACAGGGCTTTTCCCAAGCAGGTGGAAGACTGGGACATAGCCCGGATCATCGAGGATTATGCCGATGCCGCCGAACGGATGAAGGCCGGGGGCATGGACGGCATCGAATTGCAGGCCTATGGCCACCTGATGGATCAGTTCTGGTCACCGGTGACCAACACGCTGGACGGTCCTTATGGCGGCTCCCTGGAGAACCGCATGCGGTTCTCGCTGGAAGTCATCGAGGCGGTGCGCAAACGGGTCGGCGACGATTTCATTCTCGGTATCCGTTTTACAGCCGACGAGGATCTGGAAGGTGGGATCACGCCGCAGGAGGGGCTCCAGATCGCGCAGCGGCTGAAAGACACCGGGCAGATCGACTTCCTGAATGTCATTCGTGGCCATATCGACACGGACCCGGGGCTGACCGACGTCATTCCGGTCCAGGGCATGCGCAACGCACCGCATCTCGATTTTGCCGGACGCATCAGGAAGGAAATCGGTCTGCCGACCTTTCATGCCGCCAAGATCCCGGACGTGGCCACCGCCCGACACGCGATCGCCGAAGGTCTGCTCGACATGGTCGGCATGACCCGCGCCCACATGGCCGATCCGCTGCTGGTCAAGAAGATTGCCGAGAAGCGGGAGGAGGACATCCGGCCTTGCGTCGGCGCCACCTATTGTCTTGACCGCATCTACCAGGCGGGAGACGCGCTGTGCATTCACAATGCGGCGACCGGCCGGGAGCTGACCATGCCGCACGAGATCCCGCGGGCCGACACGAAGAAGAAGGTCGTGGTCGTCGGTGCGGGCCCGGCCGGCATGGAGGCGGCGCGCGTTGCCGCGGAGCGCGGCCATGACGTGACCGTGTTCGAGGCGGCGCCAGACGCGGGCGGGCAGGTGCGCCTGACGGCCCAGTCGGAACGCCGCCGCGAAATGATCTCGATCATTGAATGGCGCATGGACCAGTGTGTCGCGAAGGATGTGAAGTTCCGCTTTAATATCTTTGCAGAAGCAAATGATATTGTTTCTGAAAAGCCGGATACAGTTATCATTGCAACGGGCGGTCTTCCGCACACCGACGTGCTCGGTGAAGGCAACGATCTCGTGGTGTCTTCCTGGGACATCATCGCTGGAGACATCAAGCCGGGGAGACGGGTGCTGGTCTATGACGATGCCGGCGACCACGCCGCCCTGCAGGCAGCCGAGATCATCGCGAAGTCAGGAGCCCATGTGGAGATCATGACGCCGGACCGGTCCTTCGCGCCCGATGTCATGGCCATGAACCTGGTGCCCTACATGCGCTCCCTGCAAGACAAGGATGTCCGGTTCACCGTGACCTACCGGCTCAAGGCGGCAAGGCGTTCCGGCAACATGATCACAGCGGTCATCGGCACCGACTATTCCGCCCACAAGGAAGAGCGCGACTTCGATCAGATCGTTGTCAATCACGGCACGATCCCCATGGACGAACTCTATTTCGAGCTGAAGCCGGGGTCGAGGAACCTGGGGGCGGTCAGTCAGGAAGCCCTGATTTTCGGCCGGCCGCAGCCACTCGATGCCAATCCGGACGGCGCCTACGCGCTCTACCGGATCGGCGATGCGGTGTCCGCCCGCAACACCCATGCCGCGATCTATGACGCCCTGCGTCTGGTCAAGGACATCTGA
- a CDS encoding TetR/AcrR family transcriptional regulator, translating to MEKTSGWRGTREIWIEAAYQALIESGIDAVKVMPLAERLGLSRTSFYGHFSDRDDLLKALVTLWQSKNTGNLIRQTEAYAETITEALLNVFDLWLLPDLFDSRLEFAVRNWAHTDQDLARMLEDADQVRVEALQAMFFRFGYDPDYARVRADTVYLTQIGYISMIKDRPSEPPGPRLQRMPFYVEVFSGRPVSDAEWARFRARHPVAS from the coding sequence ATCGAAAAAACATCCGGCTGGCGCGGCACCCGTGAGATCTGGATCGAGGCGGCCTACCAGGCGTTGATCGAAAGCGGCATAGATGCCGTCAAGGTGATGCCGCTGGCCGAGCGTCTCGGCCTGTCGCGGACCAGTTTCTACGGACATTTTTCAGACCGGGACGACCTTCTGAAGGCTTTGGTGACCCTGTGGCAGTCGAAGAACACCGGAAACCTGATCAGGCAGACCGAGGCCTATGCGGAGACGATCACCGAGGCGCTCCTCAACGTCTTCGACCTGTGGCTGTTGCCGGACCTGTTCGATTCACGGCTGGAGTTCGCCGTTCGCAACTGGGCGCACACCGATCAGGATCTCGCACGGATGCTGGAGGATGCCGACCAGGTCCGGGTCGAGGCATTGCAGGCCATGTTCTTTCGGTTCGGCTATGACCCGGACTATGCCCGCGTGCGCGCGGACACGGTCTACCTGACCCAGATCGGTTACATCTCGATGATCAAGGACCGGCCCAGCGAACCACCGGGACCGCGTCTTCAGCGCATGCCGTTCTACGTCGAGGTCTTTTCAGGCCGGCCGGTTTCCGACGCCGAATGGGCCCGTTTCCGAGCACGCCATCCCGTCGCGTCCTGA
- a CDS encoding Lrp/AsnC family transcriptional regulator yields the protein MDRIDRRILSILQEDCTVPVAEIGRRVGLSTTPCWRRIQKMEEDGVITGRVALLDPAKVNAKVTAFVAITTSQHSEDWLKKFADVIQEFPEVVEFYRMAGQVDYLLRVAVPDIEAYDAFYKKLIAKIDISDVSTTFAMEQIKSTTALPLSYVAPEKPKPEKV from the coding sequence ATTGACCGCATCGACCGCCGAATTCTGTCCATCCTTCAGGAAGACTGTACCGTTCCGGTCGCCGAAATCGGCCGCCGTGTCGGTCTGTCGACCACGCCGTGCTGGCGCCGTATCCAGAAAATGGAAGAAGACGGGGTGATCACGGGGCGGGTTGCGCTGCTGGATCCGGCCAAGGTCAATGCGAAGGTCACGGCATTTGTCGCGATCACGACCAGTCAGCATTCCGAGGACTGGCTGAAGAAATTTGCCGACGTGATCCAGGAGTTTCCGGAGGTGGTCGAATTCTACCGAATGGCGGGCCAGGTCGACTATCTCTTGCGGGTCGCGGTCCCGGATATCGAAGCCTACGACGCGTTCTACAAGAAACTGATCGCCAAGATCGACATCTCCGACGTTTCGACCACCTTTGCCATGGAGCAGATCAAGAGCACCACGGCGCTGCCGCTCAGCTATGTGGCTCCGGAAAAGCCGAAGCCCGAAAAAGTCTGA
- a CDS encoding uracil-DNA glycosylase family protein — protein MTNSRELDRLVAEVRACRICADTPEKAPLPHRPRPVLQVSSEARLCICGQAPGTRVHQSGRPFTDPSGDRLRAWMGIGEDVFYDPGKLAIVPMGFCFPGLDAKGGDLPPRTECRKTWHDRVFAAMPQVELILVIGQYAQAYHLGKERQKSLTETVANWKRHFEGGAEGRPMVLPLPHPSWRNNAWLKRNPWFEIDLLPVLRREVARLT, from the coding sequence ATGACGAACTCCCGGGAACTCGACAGGCTTGTCGCGGAGGTTCGCGCTTGCCGGATCTGTGCCGACACGCCGGAGAAAGCTCCGTTGCCGCACAGGCCGCGTCCGGTGCTGCAGGTGTCGTCCGAGGCAAGGCTTTGCATTTGCGGCCAGGCACCCGGCACCCGTGTGCACCAGAGCGGCCGGCCGTTCACCGACCCGAGCGGCGACCGGCTGAGGGCCTGGATGGGGATCGGCGAGGATGTGTTCTACGACCCAGGAAAGCTGGCAATCGTTCCCATGGGGTTCTGTTTTCCGGGCCTGGACGCCAAGGGCGGTGACCTGCCGCCGAGGACCGAGTGCCGGAAGACCTGGCACGACAGGGTGTTTGCGGCCATGCCGCAGGTCGAATTGATCCTGGTGATCGGCCAGTATGCCCAAGCGTATCACCTGGGCAAGGAACGCCAGAAATCGCTGACCGAAACCGTTGCGAACTGGAAACGGCATTTCGAAGGCGGCGCGGAGGGCAGGCCCATGGTTCTGCCATTGCCCCATCCGTCCTGGCGCAACAATGCCTGGCTGAAAAGGAACCCGTGGTTCGAGATCGATCTCTTGCCTGTGCTCCGCCGGGAAGTCGCCCGGTTGACCTGA